In Methanobacterium sp., the genomic stretch TTAAAGAATTAACATTAAATGTTAAGGAACTATGGAACTCTAAACCAGAAGAAATCCATGATTCTGCAGAAAAGATAATTGATGCACTACAGAAAGTTTCAGAAACTTCATCGGCCGGAGAAATTAATCCAGATATCCTCGATACAACATATAAAATCCTTTCAGAGAGTTTTGACGAAGTAAATGGCGGATTTGGCAGTGCTCCCAAGTTTCCAACAGCTCATAACCTTTTATTTCTGCTTAGGTACTGGAAACGTACAGGAAATGAAAGAGCTTTAAGAATTGTAGAGGATACACTTGATTCAATGAGAAATGGGGGAATTTATGACCATATCGGATTTGGTTTTCACCGTTATTCAGTTGACAATAAGTGGCTGGTCCCTCACTTTGAAAAAATGCTATATGATCAGGCGTTGATTGCAAATGTCTATATTGAAGCTTATCAGGCTACAAAAAATGATAAATACAAAAAAACAGCATTGGAAATCTTTGAATACGTTTTAAAGGATATGAAATCTCCTGAGGGAGCGTTTTATTCAGCAGAAGATGCTGATAGTGAAGGTGTGGAAGGAAAATTCTATGTGTGGAGTTTAAAGGAAATAAATGATATATTAAATGTTGAAGATGCTAAATTTGCTTCTAAAGTATTTGGAATAACTGAAGAAGGTAATTTCAGTGAAGAAGCCACTGGAGAAAAGTCCGGCGCCAATATAATCCACATGGAAAATTCAACTGAAGACATAGCAGAAATATTTAAAATTTCAGGGAAAGAAGTTTCTGAAAGAATTGAAAGAATTAGAGAAAAACTATTCAATGCCCGCGAAAAGCGAATCAGACCGCATAGAGATGATAAAATACTAACAGATTGGAATGGACTGATGATCGCGGCCTTTGCAAAGGGCGCCCGAGTATTTGGCGAAGAAAGATATTTAAAAGAAGCCCAAAATGCTGCAGATTTTATAATTAATACAATGTGTGAAAATAATCGACTTTTTCACCGTTTTAGGGATGGAGAAGCTTTAATAGCTGGGAATTTAGACGATTATGCATTCCTAATAAATGGACTTTTAGAAATTTACGAAGCCTCCTTTGAATTAAAATATCTCAAAATAGCTTTATCCTTAAATAAAATCTTATTAAAACATTTCTGGGATGTTGAACACGGGGGATTCTATTTCACCTCTGATGACGGTGAGAAAATCCTTATCAGAAGAAAGGAGATATATGATGCTGCTATTCCTTCAGGAAATTCAATACAGATGCTCAATTTATTAAAGATTTCCCAGATAACTGAAGATGAAGAACTTAAACAAAAAATTACAGGGATAGAAAAAGCATTTTCTGAAACAATTTTAAGATCTCCAACGGGTTTTACTCAGTTTTTAGCTGCATTTGACTATAAAGTTGGGCCTTCATACGAAATAGTGATTGCCGGAAATCCAGATGAAGATGAAACCCGAGCAATGATAGATGTGACTAGAACTAATTATATCCCCAATAAAACTATTGTATTAAGACCCCATGATGAAGCATCAGAAATTTTAGAAATTATTCCCTCGCTTAAATTTAAAATAAGTGAAGATAATAGACCAACAGCTTATATATGTTCTGAAGGCACTTGTAAAGCACCAACAAATGATTCAAAGACTCTTTTAAAATTGTTAAATGCATGAGGGATAAATTTGAAACATTTATTTGGTGGAATAAAAAATAAAATTAAAACAGATAAAGTCTTCAATGAAGAAGAAATCAATATAATACGAAATGATAAAAATATAATCATAAGTGAAGATACAGAAAGAAAAAATAGAATTCCTCCAGGTCAACATGAAGTTAAAAAATGGCCTGTTCTGCATGCCGGTTCAGTACAAAGAATTGATAAATCCAGATGGAAATTCAGAGTATTGGAACTTGTAGAAGAAGAAAAAGAATTGAATTATAATGAATTTATGTCACTTCCCAAGGTTAAGGTCTTTTCAGATGTACACTGCGTCACATCATGGTCAAAACTGAATAATCTCTGGGAAGGGGTAAGTTCTTCGACCATTAAAGAACTGGTAAATATACTTCCTGAAGCAAAATATATTATGGTACATGCCGCACCTAAATTTACTACTAACCTATCAATTGAGGATTTTTTTGAGCCTGATGTTATATTTGCGACCCATCATAACATGAAACAAATTAATTCAAGACATGGTGCTCCTTTAAGGCTTATAGTTCCGAAATTGTACTTCTGGAAGAGTGCTAAGTGGGTTACAGGTGTTGAATTTATGGCAGAAGATAAAAAAGGCTTTTGGGAATCTAATGGATATCATAATCATGGTGATCCGTGGAAAGAAGAGCGTTACAGCTGGCAGGGCCAGTATTTTTAGAACAATTCTTAATGTTTTTTGATCTGTTGTGAATTAGTGGGCTTTAATTTAAGTAGTTAAAAGAAATAATATTATTTAATCAGGAAACTTAAATTAATTATAATTAAACATACAAATTAAGCTTATAAAACTTCAAAGCTTATGGAGAGGGAGGATATAATGAGAGGCAAAATAATAGCATCTAAATCAGAAGAAAAAAAAGAGAATCCGCTGCACCGGCAGCTAAAACAATTTAAAAATAAAGATGTTCAGATTATGCAAAAAAATAATGAAACCAAGGATGGTAAGATTTTAGCCATAGATAATTACCTGAACATAGCAGTAGAGACATCAGAGGGTATAGAATTTATTAAAGGGACTAGATTATTATATATTCAGCTTTTAAGCTAATTTAAATATTATTATAATTATTCTAATTAAAATATCTGTTTTAGGGAGATTATTCTTAAATTTAAGGATTCTCCTTATCTTTTGTTACTCTTATTTATAGTAAACTTTATAAGTTCGTATCAAGCAATATGATATAACTAAATTGTCTTATAAAAAAATTATATTTTATTTAAATTTTCAACCATTAATTAATGAATAAAAGTATAAAACTAGATTGTAAAATCGATTATTTGGATCGTGATATTAAATGGCAGGAATAGTAGGATATGGAGTTTACATACCTTCATACAGAATTAAAGTAGAAGAAATAGCTAAAGTATGGGGAGATGACCCAAACGCTATTTCAAGAGGTCTTGTAGTACAGGAA encodes the following:
- a CDS encoding thioredoxin domain-containing protein, translating into KELTLNVKELWNSKPEEIHDSAEKIIDALQKVSETSSAGEINPDILDTTYKILSESFDEVNGGFGSAPKFPTAHNLLFLLRYWKRTGNERALRIVEDTLDSMRNGGIYDHIGFGFHRYSVDNKWLVPHFEKMLYDQALIANVYIEAYQATKNDKYKKTALEIFEYVLKDMKSPEGAFYSAEDADSEGVEGKFYVWSLKEINDILNVEDAKFASKVFGITEEGNFSEEATGEKSGANIIHMENSTEDIAEIFKISGKEVSERIERIREKLFNAREKRIRPHRDDKILTDWNGLMIAAFAKGARVFGEERYLKEAQNAADFIINTMCENNRLFHRFRDGEALIAGNLDDYAFLINGLLEIYEASFELKYLKIALSLNKILLKHFWDVEHGGFYFTSDDGEKILIRRKEIYDAAIPSGNSIQMLNLLKISQITEDEELKQKITGIEKAFSETILRSPTGFTQFLAAFDYKVGPSYEIVIAGNPDEDETRAMIDVTRTNYIPNKTIVLRPHDEASEILEIIPSLKFKISEDNRPTAYICSEGTCKAPTNDSKTLLKLLNA
- a CDS encoding molybdopterin-dependent oxidoreductase, whose protein sequence is MKHLFGGIKNKIKTDKVFNEEEINIIRNDKNIIISEDTERKNRIPPGQHEVKKWPVLHAGSVQRIDKSRWKFRVLELVEEEKELNYNEFMSLPKVKVFSDVHCVTSWSKLNNLWEGVSSSTIKELVNILPEAKYIMVHAAPKFTTNLSIEDFFEPDVIFATHHNMKQINSRHGAPLRLIVPKLYFWKSAKWVTGVEFMAEDKKGFWESNGYHNHGDPWKEERYSWQGQYF
- a CDS encoding LSM domain protein produces the protein MRGKIIASKSEEKKENPLHRQLKQFKNKDVQIMQKNNETKDGKILAIDNYLNIAVETSEGIEFIKGTRLLYIQLLS